One Diospyros lotus cultivar Yz01 chromosome 1, ASM1463336v1, whole genome shotgun sequence genomic window carries:
- the LOC127792564 gene encoding B3 domain-containing protein At5g38490-like, translated as MMMEDPDGNFAKFVAFTDKYKDDLKKLLAKLKGNERLEIIRRIFRLQNYDDVDAYELGLLEPKNSSEMEKKPEESSGKRKHCDAGQGDDHEAKARPKKTKKKKEEEIDSAPLLEPQLPEKLRQRMERMNGSNPVLVIQKELYKTDVSSQHGRLSMPESQIQKELFLTEEELQLLDSRNGSDLQEIKAMVIGPSSRFEGDVSLKKWSMAKKSGSVTSTYNLVSGWNKVVSENKLRQGMVVQVWAFRKESKLCFALVKVGGEEEEEEEEDEDEDDGEGSSHCGTDSGDDGSDVVEVVVAAEQRSVPENTGL; from the coding sequence ATGATGATGGAGGACCCAGACGGCAATTTTGCCAAGTTTGTCGCCTTCACAGACAAGTacaaagatgatttaaagaagCTCCTGGCTAAGCTCAAGGGTAACGAGAGGCTTGAGATAATCAGACGCATTTTTAGGCTCCAGAATTATGATGATGTAGACGCATACGAGCTTGGGTTGTTGGAGCCGAAAAATTCATCGGAGATGGAGAAGAAACCGGAAGAGAGTTCTGGAAAAAGAAAGCACTGTGACGCTGGACAGGGTGACGATCATGAAGCAAAAGCCAGGCctaagaagacgaagaagaaaaaggaggaggagaTAGATTCGGCTCCTTTGCTGGAACCGCAACTTCCGGAAAAGCTCCGGCAAAGGATGGAAAGGATGAACGGGTCGAATCCGGTTTTGGTGATTCAGAAAGAATTATACAAAACCGACGTGAGCTCTCAGCATGGCCGCTTGTCAATGCCGGAAAGCCAAATTCAGAAAGAATTATTTCTGACTGAAGAAGAGCTACAATTGCTGGATTCTCGGAACGGGTCGGATCTACAGGAAATTAAGGCGATGGTAATCGGGCCGTCGAGCAGATTCGAGGGTGACGTGAGCTTGAAGAAGTGGAGCATGGCGAAGAAATCCGGCAGCGTGACTTCGACGTACAATTTGGTGTCGGGTTGGAACAAGGTTGTGTCGGAGAACAAGCTCCGGCAAGGCATGGTGGTGCAGGTTTGGGCTTTCAGAAAGGAGTCGAAGCTCTGTTTTGCTTTGGTTAAAGTTGGaggcgaggaagaagaagaagaagaagaagatgaagatgaggatgaTGGTGAAGGAAGCTCCCATTGCGGCACCGACAGCGGAGATGATGGCTCCGATGTAGTTGAAGTCGTAGTAGCAGCAGAGCAGCGCAGTGTGCCTGAGAATACAGGGCTTTGA
- the LOC127792633 gene encoding putative B3 domain-containing protein At3g24850 — MDDPDGNLAKFDAFIDKYKDDLKKLAGEKKMEILRRIMAMRNYDNVDVYELGLLLRPVRNSCEKNPSDHSTTVLATDNRLFDAGDEEPKSKLKRSVSKSERKQENSTKKEEKSEQGCGKRMRRDAGHAGDDHEATPRRKKTKEIIKKEDNEEINLAPLPEKFRRRIENMNGSNPVLVIQKELFKTDVSRQHGRLSMPESQIRKELFLSHEELELMASWNGSNPPEIKATLIGLSRQLECGVTLKKWNMTKKSGSVTSTYNLVSGWNSFVSANDLLQGMMVQVWAFRKESKLCFGLVKVGGDDENEEDE; from the coding sequence ATGGACGACCCAGACGGCAATTTGGCCAAGTTTGACGCCTTCATAGACAAGTACAAAGATGATTTGAAGAAGCTCGCGGgtgagaagaagatggagattCTCCGCCGCATTATGGCGATGCGGAATTACGATAACGTAGATGTTTACGAACTTGGCTTGCTTCTGCGCCCAGTAAGAAATTCATGCGAGAAAAATCCATCTGATCATAGTACTACTGTTCTTGCGACTGACAATCGCTTATTTGATGCTGGTGATGAGGAACCGAAAAGTAAGCTTAAAAGATCAGTGTCTAAATCCGAACGAAAGCAAGAAAATTCAACGAAGAAAGAGGAGAAATCCGAACAGGGTTGTGGAAAACGAATGCGCCGTGATGCCGGACATGCCGGCGACGATCACGAAGCAACACCCAGGCGGAAGAAGACGAAGGAGATCATAAAGAAGGAGGACAATGAGGAGATAAATTTGGCTCCTTTGCCGGAAAAGTTCCGACGAAGGATCGAAAACATGAACGGGTCTAACCCGGTTTTGGTGATTCAGAAAGAATTATTCAAAACCGACGTGAGTCGTCAGCATGGCCGTTTGTCAATGCCGGAAAGCCAAATTCGCAAGGAATTGTTTCTCTCTCATGAAGAGCTGGAGCTGATGGCTTCTTGGAACGGGTCGAATCCGCCCGAGATCAAGGCGACGCTGATCGGGCTGTCGAGACAATTGGAGTGCGGTGTGACCTTGAAGAAGTGGAACATGACCAAGAAATCCGGCAGCGTCACGTCCACGTACAATTTGGTGTCTGGTTGGAACTCCTTCGTGTCAGCGAACGATCTCCTGCAAGGCATGATGGTGCAGGTTTGGGCATTCAGAAAGGAGTCTAAACTCTGCTTTGGGCTGGTTAAAGTTGGCGGTGACGacgaaaatgaagaagatgaatga
- the LOC127792721 gene encoding uncharacterized protein LOC127792721: MEDEEENVIRRRGCGCLRPLCILSGQSKNGDRWDLLDQLEEGETRRESKGTQKVIKEMIKWKNYLMLMMRRIKSMDGIMHKKKRRTMKFSYDPRSYALNFDDAMSSAADN; encoded by the coding sequence atggaagatgaagaagagaatgTTATTAGAAGACGTGGTTGTGGATGCTTACGGCCACTTTGCATTCTAAGTGGGCAGAGCAAGAACGGAGATAGATGGGATCTGTTGGATCAGCTGGAAGAAGGAGAAACCAGAAGAGAAAGCAAGGGAACCCAGAAAGTGATAAAAGAGATGATAAAGTGGAAGAACTacttgatgttgatgatgagAAGGATTAAGAGTATGGATGGAATAATgcacaagaagaagaggagaactATGAAGTTTAGCTATGACCCACGAAGCTACGCTCTCAATTTTGACGATGCCATGTCGTCCGCCGCTGACAACTAA